Below is a window of Rhizobium jaguaris DNA.
TCTGCGTCACCGACAGGCCCGAGACGACACGCAGAGCCAGCGCAATCTGCTGTGTCGCCGGCAGGTCGGGATGACAGCAAATGAACAGCAACCGCAGAATATCGTCACGATAATTGGAACCGTCGAGCCGCTCGGCAAGATCGCTTTCGGCGTCGCCGGTGTCCGAGATCACCTCCTCGTCCGGCAAGCCTTGCGTTTTCGACTGTTTGCGCACCGCGTCGATACCGCTGTTGCGGCCGACAAAGATCAGCCAGGCGACGGGATCGCGCGGCGGCCCCTTGTCTGGCCATGTCTTCAACGCCCTGAGGCAAGCCTCCTGGAATGCCTCTTCGGCGATATCAAGGTTGCGGAAATACCGCAGCAGCGCACCGAGCACCTGCGGCCGGGCATTGGTGAACGCGATATCGATCCAGGCAAGATCGGTCATGTTGCCATCGTCCCCGGTCTAAACGCATGAAGCGGGCGAATTTCATAGGAGCCGGCACCGGGATTGGCGATGGCCAGTTTCTTTGAGAATTCAATTGCTTCGTCGAGTGTCTCGAAGTCGATGACATAGAATCCGAGCAATTGCTCCTTCGTCTCCGCGAAGGGTCCATCGATGACGAGCGGCTCGTTCTTGCCCTTGCGCAACGTCGTTGCCGCCGTCGTCGGCATCAGCCGAGCGACCGGGCCGAGCTTGCCGGCCTCACGGAGCGGCGCCTGCACCGCGATCAACCGGTCCATCGTCGCCTGCTCCTCTTCCTTGGACCAGGAAAACACGGTGTCTTCGTCGTTGTAGCATAGGATTGCATAGAGCATGAGAATGTCCTTCTCTTGTATTGACGAGGAAATATCGCCTGCGCCGACAGGCCGCGTCAAAAAATTATCGATGCTGGAGGCTATGCACCGCCGCGCTGGACCATCAGCGTCCCCGCTTTCGCATCCAGGACAGCGACTGCGCCGATCGGCACGCTCAACGGGCTATGCCCATGGCCCAACGGTAAGCCGCCGAGGACCGGAACATCGAGCGCATCGAGGTGTTCGCGCAGGATATCGATGACCGAGAAACGGCGATCGAATTCAAAGCGCGTGAACTGGCCGACCGCAACGCCAGCTAGACCATCCAAATGCCCCGCCTTGCGTAACATCGTCAATTGCCGGTCCACCTGCCCGCGATACATGTTGACGGCCTCAAGCAACAGGATGGCACCGCGCAAATCCGGCAGGGCCCAGCCGGCCGCCGTAGCAACCATATCGAGATTGCCGCCGATCAATCGCCCGGTGACCGCTCCCGCAGTCGTCAGGGTGGATGTCGGTTCCTCCGGGCGCGAGCGGATGACGATATCCTCCGAACTCATCAGCGCCCCGCGAAGGGAGCCGCTGGTCTCCGTGCTGACAGTCTGTTCGCCCTCGCTGACGAAAAGCGCGCCGTGGATACTGACCTGTCGGCAATGCTTCCACAGGCTGAAATGCAGCACGGAAATATCGCTGAAACCGACGACAAACTTCGGATCGCGCTGCGCAGCCAGGAAATCCAGCCGGTCGGCGATACGGTAGGACCCCTTGCCGCCCCGCGTAGCAAAGATCGCCCGAATCTCGGGATCACGAAGCGCGGCGTTGAAATCTGCCAATCGCTCCTCATCCGTCCCTGCAAGATAGTCGTGCCTGCAAAAAGCATGCTCACCGAAATCGACGTTGAGCCCCCAGCTCTTCAAAATCTCGACTTGCCTCAAAACGAGGTCCTGGTCGGGCGGACTTGCGGGCGAAACAAAACGGATTTTGTCGCCGGGCCGGAGCGGCGGCGGCAGAACGCAATCGGCTTCGGTTCGATCAAATGATTCCATGCCCGAATTTTGGCATGGAACGACGACGGGCGTTAGTCCCCGGTCGCACGCCTATGCAACCGCCTCGACTGTGACTGGAACTCCCCTCCTCAACGAATTGTGGACCATACATCGCGCCTTGGCCTCAGCAATCACGGGCTGCGGGTCGGAACCGTCTGATGTCTCGCATGACACCGTCACCGTCGCAGCTTTGGTAAAAGACAGATCGCTTTCCAATTCAACACGCACGGAGATCGAGATTTTTGTCAACTCGACACCCATCTCGGCTGCAACAAAATGCAGGTCGTTACAGAAACATCCGCCGATCGCCAATCCCAGCAGTTGCGCGCCATTGAAACCGAGCCCCTGCCCGCCGGCCCGGCCCTGCGGACGATCGACGACGATAGTGTGACCGCCGGCCCAGCCCAACGCCGCCCGCGTGCCTTCGACGTTGCGCAATTCAACCGTTACGGACACCATGGCCGATCTCCTCGTTCGGCGGGAAGGCGAATGATTACGTGATCAACGCAGCGACGGAGCCAAGAGGCCAGCCCCTTTTGTGGTCGCCCCCGCAGCCTTTTCAGGGGTTGGCGACTCCTGCCGAGCCGGCGCCTTGCCGTCCCACAGTGGCAGTCCGAGGGATTCCGATACGGTGGGATCGGCCGTAAAGACCGGATGACCGCGCTCCATCAGCCGCAGTAGAATTTCCCTGTCTCTTTGAATATGCAGCCGAGCCAGATTTACCTGATTGTAGATGTGTCCACCGGAATCCGGGTTGATGCCGGTAATAATCACCGCGGTGGCGCCGTTATAGAGCGCGAAGAGCACGGCATTGATGCCGTTCGAGCATTTGTCGCCCGCACCCAGTTCGCTGCATTTTACACCGCCAACCCGGTCGAGAAGTGCCATGCGCTTATAGCGATCGACAATTTCAAGATCGTCGTATCGATAGTTGAAGGCTCTCAGCCCATTCTCCAGCCGCTCGCGGCCCTTTCGCCAGAGCAGAACGTAGAGCTTCTTCGTTCGCTCGCCATTGAGAACGCGGCGCACTTCGACGGCGTTCGTATTCGTTCCCTCGATCTGGTTGAATTGAACGAACGTGACATCCGGCTGTTCGATGCCCCATGCCTTCGTCACGACCTGAGAGCCGTTGATCGTGATGACCTTGAATGTCCCGTCAAAACCAGCGGGTTTGTGCGACGCCGGCGCCGAGCCGACCACGAGAACGGGGCCGGAAAACCTCTCGGCGAGCGTGGGGGGCGTCGGCCGGGAAAGCCAATACTTTACGCTTCGATAGATGTGTCTTTTAACATCCGTAAATGTAGCAGCCATGTCTCGCCTTGGATTTCTTGAAGGCGTCCACCCGAACATAGTTGAGCCGACAACAACTGATTCAACGATATCGGTCGTTGAATCGCGCCTCAGCTTACTATCGCTGCTTGGTGCTATTTTAGGAAAATAAAGAAATTTTACACACTCTAATCTTAGGTGAGCTGCATATTATCCCGCATGCTCTGTGCTTAGCGTCCGCCTTACCGCGTCGCGCCATCCCTTCAGCTTCACCGTTCGCGTCTTCTCGTCCATGTCCGGCTCGAAGCGTCGGTCACGTGCCCAGGCCTTGGCAAAACTCTTGCGGTCCGGCCAGACCCCGGCGCGGCTGCCGGCAAGCCAGGCGGCGCCGAGCGCGGTGGTTTCCAGGATGAAGGGACGGTCGACCGGCGCGTCGAGCAGATCGGCGAGCCGCTGCATCGTCCAGTCGGAAGCGACCATGCCGCCATCGACGCGCAGCACTGTCTCCCGGCCGCTGCCATTCTTCCAATCCTTGTGCATGGCATCCAGCAGGTCGCGCGACTGATAGCAGACCGCCTCCAGCGCGGCGCGGACGATTTCCGCGGGGCCGGTATTGCGCGTCAGCCCGAAAATCGCGCCGCGCGCATCCGGATCCCAATGCGGTGCGCCGAGGCCGGTGAAGGCCGGCACGAGATAGATCTCCTGCATCGGATCGGCCTTTTCCGCCATCCCGTCGGAATCGGCGGCGCGCTTGATCGCCTTCAGCCCGTCGCGCAGCCACTGCACGGCCGCTCCGGCGATGAAGATCGAGCCTTCCAGCGCGTAGGTCGTCTCGCCATTCAGCCGGTAGGCGATGGTGGTCAGCAGGCGGTTTTTGGAGCGCACCATGTCCGTGCCGGTGTTCAGCAGTGCGAAGCAGCCAGTGCCGTAGGTGGATTTCATCATACCGCGCTCGAAGCAAGCCTGGCCGATGGTGGCCGCCTGCTGATCGCCGGCAACGCCAAGGATGGGGATTGCCGCCCCGAAGATAGACTCATCGGCAATGCCGAAATCAGCGGCGCAGTCCTTCACCTCCGGCAGCATCGCGGCGGGAACGCGCAGGATATCGAGCAGATCCTCGTCCCACGCATTGTTACCGATATTGTACATCAGCGTCCTAGAAGCGTTGGTCGCATCGGTGACGAAACTCTTGCCGCCGGTCAAACGCCAGATCAGGAAGGTGTCGACGGTGCCGAAGCAAAGCTCGCCCTTGGCGGCGCGCGCACGAGCACCCTTCACGTTGGCCAGCAGCCAGGACAACTTCGTGCCGGAGAAATAGGGATCGAGCAAAAGACCGGTATGGCGAGTGAAGAGCTTTTCCAGGTCTTGCCGCTTCAGTTTCTCGCAATAGCTCGCTGTGCGGCGGTCTTGCCAGACAATGGCATTATGGATCGGCTTGCCGGTTTTTCGATCCCACACCACGACCGTTTCGCGCTGATTGGTGATACCGAGAGCGGCGATGTCCTTCGCAGTGATGCCGGCGGCCTTGATAGCCTTATTGACGGTCGAAACGACGGAAGTCCAGATTTCCTCCGGATCATGCTCGACCCAGCCGGGCTTCGGGTAGTGCTGCGCGAACTCCTGCTGCCCGGCGCCGGCGATTTTCATGTCACCGTCGAAAACGATCGCCCGCGTCGACGTCGTACCCTGGTCGATCGCCAAGACATAACCGCTCATGCATTCCTCCCGATTGTTCCTGTCCCAAATCAACAGATACGGCACCAAAACGAATGTGAAAAGAAAGCAAAACGAAATTTTATGCCGAAAACGCTTCATTCCTCCTCGCGAATATATGAAGCGAACTGTCGCAAAAGAGTCTTGCAGCGGTGCGATTGCCATATCCGACGGTTTGGGACTAACCTCAAGCCGCTATTGCGCTGCAACAAGACGCGCCGTTCAAGGAGAAGATCATGGCAAGAACAGTCGTTGTCACCGGTTCTACAAGCGGTATCGGCCTCGCCATCGCGACCGCCTTCGCCGCCAAGGGTGAAAACATCGTCCTCAACGGCTTCGGCAAGCCCGAAGAGATCGACGCCATCAGGAACACGCTCGAAGCGTCTGGTGGCGGCAAGGTGATCTACCATCCAGCGGACATGACCAAGCCCGCAGAGATCGCTGACCTGATCGCGACCGCCAATTCAACCTTCGGCAGCGTCGACGTCCTCGTCAATAACGCCGGCATCCAGCATGTCGAGAAGATCGAAGACTTCCCGATCGAGAAGTGGGACCAGATCATCGCCATCAATCTGTCCAGCTCGTTTCACACGATCCGCGCCGCTATTCCGCTGATGAAGGCGAAGAAATACGGCCGCATCATCAACATCGCCTCGGCCCACGCCCTCGTTGCCTCGCCCTTCAAATCCGCCTATGTGGCCGCAAAACATGGTATTATGGGTTTGACTAAAACGGCAGCGCTCGAGCTTGCCGAATTCGGCGTTACCGTCAACGCTATTTGTCCCGGCTATGTCCTGACCCCTCTCGTCGAAGCGCAGATCCCGGATACGGCCAAGGCGCGCGGCATGACTGAAGAGCAAGTTAAGAACGAGGTCATCCTCAAGGCGCAGCCCACGCATGAATTCGTCAAGGCCGAGGAAATCGCAGCATTGTCGATCTATCTTGCCAGCGACGATGCACGCCAGGTCACCGGCACACACGTCTCGATTGACGGTGGCTGGACTGCGGAATAACCATAGACGGTTAGGGCCGGATTCGTGTGAGCATGACCGGCCCCGACCAACAGATGATAAACGGGAACGACATGAACGACAGCATCCGCTTTATCCTCAACGGCGAGGATATCACGTTATCGAGTCTGCGCCCGACCGAGACGCTCCTCGATTTCCTGCGGCTCAACCGGCGTTTGACGGGTACGAAGGAGGGATGCGCGGAAGGCGATTGCGGCGCCTGCACCGTTCTGATCGGCCGCCTGATCGATGGCGGATTGCATTACGAATCGGTCAATGCCTGCATCCGTTTTGTCGGCTCGCTGCATGCCACCCATGTCGTTACCGTCGAACATCTGGCCGCCAAGGACGGGACGCTGCACCCGGTGCAGCAGGCCATGGTCGACTGTCATGGCTCGCAGTGCGGTTTCTGTACGCCGGGCTTCGTCATGTCGCTCTACGGCCTGTGGCTTACGACCGAAAAGCCGAGCCGGGCGCAGATCGAAAAATCGCTGCAGGGCAATCTCTGTCGCTGCACTGGCTATGAGCCGATCGTCAAGGCAGCCGAACAGATAAGCCGGACGCGTCCGAGCGCTCTGTTCGATCCTCTTGAAAAGACCAGAGCCGACATCATCGCCCGCCTCTGGGCCATGCAGGGCAGCGATACCATCAGCGTGACTTCCGGCGAGGATCGCCTGATCGTGCCGGGCTCTGTTGCAGCGCTTGCGCAAGTGATGGCCGACGAACCCAAAGCGACGGTCGTTGCCGGCTCCACCGATGTCGGCCTGTGGGTGACCAAGCAGATGCGCAAGCTCGACCCGGTCGTCTTCATCAACCATCTGACCGACTTGCAAAAGATTGTCGTGGACGACAACGGCCTGACCATCGGCGCCGGCGTCACCTACAGCCAAGCCTTCGCCGCTATGGCCGAAAAGATCCCCACGATCGCAAGCCTCATCAACCGCATCGGCGGCGAACAGGTGCGCAATATGGGCACGATTGGCGGCAACATAGCCAATGGATCGCCCATTGGTGACACGCCGCCGCCGCTGATCGCGCTCGGCGCCGCCGTCAAGCTGCGTTCCGTGACCGGCGCCCGCACCTTGCCGCTGGAGGACTTCTTCATCGACTACGGCAAGCAGGATCGCAATCCCGGCGAATTCGTTGAAAGCGTTTTCGTGCCTTACCCGGCCGAAGGTGCCCATTTCGCCGTCTACAAAATTTCCAAACGTCGCGACGAGGATATTTCGGCGCTCTGCGGCGCTTTCCATCTGGTGTTGGATGCGGCCGGCAACGTCGCCGACATTCGCATTGCCTTCGGCGGCATGGCCGGCACGCCGAAGCGCGCTCGCACGGTCGAAGCCGAACTGATCGGCAAGCCCTGGACCGAGACGACGGTCGAAGCCGCCCGCGCCGCCTTCGATGCCGATTACACGCCGCTCACCGACTGGCGCGCCACCGCCGAATACCGGCAGTTGACCGCTAAGAACCTGCTTATCCGCTTCTATCTGGAGACGGCCGGCGCGCCGCAGGAATTGAAGCGCTTTGCGACGGTGGAGGCTTGAACCATGGATAAATCCACCTTCGAAGAACGCAAGGTTATCAACGGCTCGATGCATGGTGCGCTGAAGCACGACTCGGCGCACAAACACGTAACTGGCGCAGCCGACTACATCGACGATCTGCCGGAACCCGCTGGCCTGTTGCATGGCGCACTCGGCCTTTCCGACCGCGCCCATGCCGAAATCGCTGATATCGATCTCACCGCCGTGAAAGCCCATCCGGGCGTCGTCTGGGTATTCACCGCCAAAGATATCCCGGGCGCCAACGACACCAGTTCCAACGGCATGCACGACGAGCCGCTGCTCGCCGACACCAAGGTCGAGTTCCACGGTCAGCCGATCTTCGCCGTTATCGCCGAAACCCGCGAAGCGGCTCGCCAGGCCGCAAGGCTCGCCAAGATCGACTATCGCGATCTTCCGCATTGGAGCGACATCGATGGCGCGCTCGCCAACGGCGCGCCGCTGGTCTACGAGCCGATGACGCTGAAGCGCGGCGAGCCGGAAACTGAGATGGCCAATGCCAAGCACCGCATCAAGGCGCAGATGCGCATCGGCGGCCAAGAGCATTTCTATCTCGAAAGCCACATCGCCATGGCGATCCCCGGCGAAGACGACGAAGTTGCCGTCTGGTCGTCCACCCAGCATCCGAGCGAAATCCAGCATATCGTCGGCCACGTCCTGAACATCCCGTCCAACGCCGTCACCGTCAATGTGCGCCGCATGGGCGGCGGCTTCGGCGGCAAGGAGACACAGGGCAACCAATTTGCGGCGCTCGCCGCCGTCGCTGCCAAGAAGCTTCGCCACGCCATCAAATTCCGTCCCGACCGCGACGAGGACATGGCCGCCACCGGCAAGCGCCACGACTTCCTGGTCGATTACGAGATCGGCTTCGACGATGATGGCCGCATCCACGCCGTCGATGCCACCTATGCCGCCCGCTGTGGCTTCTCCTCCGACCTCTCCGGCCCGGTCACGGACCGCGCATTGTTCCATGCGGATTCGAGCTATTACTACCCGCATGTGCATCTCGTCTCGAAACCGTTGAAGACGCACACGGTTTCCAACACCGCATTCCGCGGTTTCGGTGGCCCCCAAGGCATGGTCGGCGGCGAGCGCTTCATCGAGGAGATCGCCTATGCGCTCGGCAAGGACCCATTGGAGATTCGCCGCGCCAATTTCTACGGCCAGCCGGGCTCCGATCGGACGCTGACGCCCTATCATCAGGAGGTGGAGGACAACATCATCCACCGTATCGTCGATGAATTGGAAGAGTCCTCCGACTACCAGGCGCGGCGTAACGCCATTATCGAGTTCAACCGCTCCAGCCGCTTCATCCGCAAGGGCATTGCGCTCACACCGGTGAAATTCGGCATCTCTTTCACCATGACCGCCTTCAACCAGGCGGGCGCGCTGGTGCATATCTATCAGGACGGCTCGATCCACCTCAACCATGGTGGCACCGAGATGGGTCAGGGCCTCTACACCAAGGTGGCGCAGGTCCTGGCCGACAGTTTCCAGGTGGATATCGACCGCGTGAAGATCACGGCCACGACCACGGGCAAGGTGCCTAACACCTCGGCGACCGCGGCCTCCTCCGGCTCCGACCTTAACGGTATGGCTACCTTCGATGCCGCTCGCCAGATCAAGGAACGGCTCGTCGCCTTCGCTGTCGAGAAATGGGGCGTCGCTGCCGAAGAGGTGCAATTTTTGCCGAACCGGGTGCGCGTCGGCGACATGGAAATTCCCTTCCCGGATTTCATCAAGCAAGCTTATTTTGCCCGCGTGCAGCTTTCCGCTGCCGGCTTCTACAAGACGCCGAAAATCCATTGGGACCGCAAGGCCGGCCGCGGCACGCCATTCTACTATTTCTCCTATGGCGCCGCCTGCTCCGAAGTCTCGATCGATACGTTGACCGGCGAATATCTGATCGACCGCACTGATATCCTTCACGATGTCGGCCGTTCGCTGAACCCGGCCATCGATATCGGTCAGGTCGAAGGCGCCTTCGTGCAGGGAATGGGCTGGCTGACGACCGAAGAACTCTGGTGGGACAATAAAGGGCGGCTGCGCACGCATGCGCCGTCGACCTACAAGATCCCGCTCGCCTCCGACCGGCCGAAGATCTTCAACGTCCGCCTCGCCGAATGGTCCGAAAATGCCGAGGCCACCATCGGCCGCTCCAAGGCCGTGGGCGAGCCGCCCTTCATGCTCAGCATCTCGGTGCTCGAAGCCTTGTCCATGGCGGTCGCGAGCGTCGCGGACTATCGCATCTGCCCACGTCTGGACGCGCCAGCAACGCCGGAACGGGTGCTAATGGCGGTCGAGCGGCTGAAGGGGATGTGACCATGGCGATCCGCGAAGTGCTTTCCGGTGTCATACCCAGGAGCGACTTCCGCGCATTTCTCGCGACACACCCCTCCTCCATCCTCATCGAGATCATCGGAACACAGGGCTCGACGCCACGCGAGGCCGGGACCTTCATGCTCGTTTCCGAACATACCACCTGGGGCACGATCGGCGGCGGACAGTTCGAATTCCTGGCGATCCAGAACGCCCGTGATTTACTGACCGGCGGTGGCGTCGAAGCGATGGACATCCCGCTCGGGCCGGAGATCGGCCAATGCTGCGGCGGCCGCACGCAACTGCGCTTTCGGAAGATGACGACACAATTGCGGAAAGAGCTCGAAGCCAAACGGGCGAGCGAAGCGGAACATCGACCGGAAGCCTATCTCTTCGGCGCGGGACATGTCGGACATGCATTGGCCGCTGCACTCGCACCTCTGCCGCTTTCCGTGACGGTAGTCGAGACCCGCAAGGAGGAATTGGCAAACCTGCCGGCGGAGATGAAGACGGTGCTTTCGCCAATGCCGGAAGCGCTGGTAAGGGATATGCCGGCAGGCTCGGCAATCATCATCCTGACCCATGATCACGCCTTGGATTTCCTGATCGCCAAGGAAGCCCTCGCCCGCACCGACCTTGCCTATGTCGGCATGATCGGCTCGGCGACCAAGCGCGCCACTTTCTCCCGCTGGCTCGTGCGGGAGGGCGGCGACAAGGCCTCGCTTGAACGGCTGACGCTGCCGATCGGCGGCGCGGCGGTGAGGGACAAGCGCCCCGAGGTCATCGCCGCCATGACGGCCGC
It encodes the following:
- a CDS encoding 3-hydroxybutyrate dehydrogenase, with the translated sequence MARTVVVTGSTSGIGLAIATAFAAKGENIVLNGFGKPEEIDAIRNTLEASGGGKVIYHPADMTKPAEIADLIATANSTFGSVDVLVNNAGIQHVEKIEDFPIEKWDQIIAINLSSSFHTIRAAIPLMKAKKYGRIINIASAHALVASPFKSAYVAAKHGIMGLTKTAALELAEFGVTVNAICPGYVLTPLVEAQIPDTAKARGMTEEQVKNEVILKAQPTHEFVKAEEIAALSIYLASDDARQVTGTHVSIDGGWTAE
- a CDS encoding S66 peptidase family protein, whose protein sequence is MESFDRTEADCVLPPPLRPGDKIRFVSPASPPDQDLVLRQVEILKSWGLNVDFGEHAFCRHDYLAGTDEERLADFNAALRDPEIRAIFATRGGKGSYRIADRLDFLAAQRDPKFVVGFSDISVLHFSLWKHCRQVSIHGALFVSEGEQTVSTETSGSLRGALMSSEDIVIRSRPEEPTSTLTTAGAVTGRLIGGNLDMVATAAGWALPDLRGAILLLEAVNMYRGQVDRQLTMLRKAGHLDGLAGVAVGQFTRFEFDRRFSVIDILREHLDALDVPVLGGLPLGHGHSPLSVPIGAVAVLDAKAGTLMVQRGGA
- a CDS encoding OsmC family protein, which produces MVSVTVELRNVEGTRAALGWAGGHTIVVDRPQGRAGGQGLGFNGAQLLGLAIGGCFCNDLHFVAAEMGVELTKISISVRVELESDLSFTKAATVTVSCETSDGSDPQPVIAEAKARCMVHNSLRRGVPVTVEAVA
- a CDS encoding YciI family protein — its product is MLYAILCYNDEDTVFSWSKEEEQATMDRLIAVQAPLREAGKLGPVARLMPTTAATTLRKGKNEPLVIDGPFAETKEQLLGFYVIDFETLDEAIEFSKKLAIANPGAGSYEIRPLHAFRPGTMAT
- the xdhC gene encoding xanthine dehydrogenase accessory protein XdhC, with protein sequence MAIREVLSGVIPRSDFRAFLATHPSSILIEIIGTQGSTPREAGTFMLVSEHTTWGTIGGGQFEFLAIQNARDLLTGGGVEAMDIPLGPEIGQCCGGRTQLRFRKMTTQLRKELEAKRASEAEHRPEAYLFGAGHVGHALAAALAPLPLSVTVVETRKEELANLPAEMKTVLSPMPEALVRDMPAGSAIIILTHDHALDFLIAKEALARTDLAYVGMIGSATKRATFSRWLVREGGDKASLERLTLPIGGAAVRDKRPEVIAAMTAAELLTAFAAYRIRSSS
- the xdhB gene encoding xanthine dehydrogenase molybdopterin binding subunit, whose product is MDKSTFEERKVINGSMHGALKHDSAHKHVTGAADYIDDLPEPAGLLHGALGLSDRAHAEIADIDLTAVKAHPGVVWVFTAKDIPGANDTSSNGMHDEPLLADTKVEFHGQPIFAVIAETREAARQAARLAKIDYRDLPHWSDIDGALANGAPLVYEPMTLKRGEPETEMANAKHRIKAQMRIGGQEHFYLESHIAMAIPGEDDEVAVWSSTQHPSEIQHIVGHVLNIPSNAVTVNVRRMGGGFGGKETQGNQFAALAAVAAKKLRHAIKFRPDRDEDMAATGKRHDFLVDYEIGFDDDGRIHAVDATYAARCGFSSDLSGPVTDRALFHADSSYYYPHVHLVSKPLKTHTVSNTAFRGFGGPQGMVGGERFIEEIAYALGKDPLEIRRANFYGQPGSDRTLTPYHQEVEDNIIHRIVDELEESSDYQARRNAIIEFNRSSRFIRKGIALTPVKFGISFTMTAFNQAGALVHIYQDGSIHLNHGGTEMGQGLYTKVAQVLADSFQVDIDRVKITATTTGKVPNTSATAASSGSDLNGMATFDAARQIKERLVAFAVEKWGVAAEEVQFLPNRVRVGDMEIPFPDFIKQAYFARVQLSAAGFYKTPKIHWDRKAGRGTPFYYFSYGAACSEVSIDTLTGEYLIDRTDILHDVGRSLNPAIDIGQVEGAFVQGMGWLTTEELWWDNKGRLRTHAPSTYKIPLASDRPKIFNVRLAEWSENAEATIGRSKAVGEPPFMLSISVLEALSMAVASVADYRICPRLDAPATPERVLMAVERLKGM
- the xdhA gene encoding xanthine dehydrogenase small subunit codes for the protein MNDSIRFILNGEDITLSSLRPTETLLDFLRLNRRLTGTKEGCAEGDCGACTVLIGRLIDGGLHYESVNACIRFVGSLHATHVVTVEHLAAKDGTLHPVQQAMVDCHGSQCGFCTPGFVMSLYGLWLTTEKPSRAQIEKSLQGNLCRCTGYEPIVKAAEQISRTRPSALFDPLEKTRADIIARLWAMQGSDTISVTSGEDRLIVPGSVAALAQVMADEPKATVVAGSTDVGLWVTKQMRKLDPVVFINHLTDLQKIVVDDNGLTIGAGVTYSQAFAAMAEKIPTIASLINRIGGEQVRNMGTIGGNIANGSPIGDTPPPLIALGAAVKLRSVTGARTLPLEDFFIDYGKQDRNPGEFVESVFVPYPAEGAHFAVYKISKRRDEDISALCGAFHLVLDAAGNVADIRIAFGGMAGTPKRARTVEAELIGKPWTETTVEAARAAFDADYTPLTDWRATAEYRQLTAKNLLIRFYLETAGAPQELKRFATVEA
- a CDS encoding membrane-anchored protein, translating into MAATFTDVKRHIYRSVKYWLSRPTPPTLAERFSGPVLVVGSAPASHKPAGFDGTFKVITINGSQVVTKAWGIEQPDVTFVQFNQIEGTNTNAVEVRRVLNGERTKKLYVLLWRKGRERLENGLRAFNYRYDDLEIVDRYKRMALLDRVGGVKCSELGAGDKCSNGINAVLFALYNGATAVIITGINPDSGGHIYNQVNLARLHIQRDREILLRLMERGHPVFTADPTVSESLGLPLWDGKAPARQESPTPEKAAGATTKGAGLLAPSLR
- the glpK gene encoding glycerol kinase GlpK, whose protein sequence is MSGYVLAIDQGTTSTRAIVFDGDMKIAGAGQQEFAQHYPKPGWVEHDPEEIWTSVVSTVNKAIKAAGITAKDIAALGITNQRETVVVWDRKTGKPIHNAIVWQDRRTASYCEKLKRQDLEKLFTRHTGLLLDPYFSGTKLSWLLANVKGARARAAKGELCFGTVDTFLIWRLTGGKSFVTDATNASRTLMYNIGNNAWDEDLLDILRVPAAMLPEVKDCAADFGIADESIFGAAIPILGVAGDQQAATIGQACFERGMMKSTYGTGCFALLNTGTDMVRSKNRLLTTIAYRLNGETTYALEGSIFIAGAAVQWLRDGLKAIKRAADSDGMAEKADPMQEIYLVPAFTGLGAPHWDPDARGAIFGLTRNTGPAEIVRAALEAVCYQSRDLLDAMHKDWKNGSGRETVLRVDGGMVASDWTMQRLADLLDAPVDRPFILETTALGAAWLAGSRAGVWPDRKSFAKAWARDRRFEPDMDEKTRTVKLKGWRDAVRRTLSTEHAG